One genomic region from Thermoleptolyngbya sichuanensis A183 encodes:
- a CDS encoding cytosine deaminase, whose protein sequence is MPQLDFARLNEPHYWLCNAHVPRPLLPDSLVLPESAGILAQDNLAQVDLEILDGAIRRICPSADAAGEAGGEPVPTVDLKGGMVWAGLVDLHTHLDKGHVWGRSPNYSATFEEALETIRADASKHWDAEDVYRRMEFGLKCSYAHGTTALRTHIDSFGDQAAVSWSVFNALQQDWSDRLALKAVSLVTLDYYQTPEGEILADLVAEMGGILGGVTEMGPHLEAQLDRLFTLAIDRGLDIDLHTDESGDPNDITLRYVAEAALRRDFRGQIVCGHCCSLAVQSDDEAQKTIDLVKAARIGVVSLPMCNLYLQDRNQRSALRGQVAAAHPGTHPPALRQTPTRTPRWRGITLLHELKHAGVPVAIASDNCRDPFYGFGDHDGLEVFTQGVRIAQLDAPYGDWSRVVTTTPADLMGLPTVGRIAPGLPADLILCAARYFSELLARPQGDRTVLRQGKPIDTTLPDYAELDDLLLK, encoded by the coding sequence ATGCCGCAACTCGATTTCGCCCGCCTGAATGAACCGCACTACTGGCTATGCAACGCCCATGTTCCCCGGCCGCTGCTGCCTGATTCGCTGGTGTTGCCTGAGTCGGCGGGCATTCTGGCGCAGGATAACCTGGCGCAGGTGGATCTGGAAATTTTAGATGGCGCAATTCGCAGGATTTGCCCCAGTGCGGATGCGGCGGGTGAGGCAGGAGGAGAACCCGTGCCGACGGTTGACCTGAAGGGCGGCATGGTGTGGGCTGGGCTGGTCGATTTGCATACGCATCTGGATAAGGGGCACGTTTGGGGGCGATCGCCCAACTATTCTGCAACCTTTGAGGAAGCGCTGGAGACGATCCGCGCAGATGCCAGCAAACACTGGGATGCAGAGGATGTCTATCGCCGCATGGAGTTTGGGCTAAAGTGCAGCTATGCCCACGGCACGACTGCCCTCCGCACCCATATAGATTCCTTTGGCGACCAAGCGGCGGTGAGTTGGAGCGTGTTTAATGCGCTTCAGCAAGACTGGAGCGATCGCCTCGCGCTAAAAGCCGTTTCCCTGGTAACACTGGACTATTACCAAACTCCAGAGGGCGAAATCTTGGCCGATCTAGTTGCCGAGATGGGCGGCATTCTGGGCGGCGTGACGGAAATGGGCCCCCATTTGGAAGCCCAGCTTGATCGCCTGTTTACCCTGGCCATTGATCGGGGCCTCGACATCGATCTGCACACCGACGAAAGCGGCGACCCCAACGACATTACCCTGCGCTACGTGGCCGAGGCCGCCCTGCGCCGCGATTTTCGCGGGCAGATTGTCTGCGGCCACTGTTGCAGCCTGGCCGTGCAGTCTGACGACGAAGCCCAGAAAACCATCGATCTGGTGAAAGCTGCCCGCATCGGCGTGGTCAGCCTGCCCATGTGCAATCTGTATCTGCAAGACCGAAATCAGCGCTCGGCCCTCAGGGGGCAGGTGGCGGCGGCTCACCCAGGCACTCACCCACCCGCCCTGCGACAGACACCCACCCGCACCCCCCGCTGGCGCGGCATTACGCTGCTGCACGAACTGAAACATGCGGGCGTTCCGGTGGCGATCGCCAGCGACAACTGCCGCGATCCGTTCTATGGCTTTGGCGACCACGACGGGCTGGAGGTGTTCACCCAGGGCGTACGGATTGCCCAGCTCGATGCGCCCTATGGCGACTGGAGCCGGGTCGTGACGACCACACCGGCCGACCTGATGGGCCTGCCCACCGTGGGCCGCATTGCGCCAGGGCTACCCGCCGATCTGATTCTCTGCGCGGCTCGCTACTTCAGCGAACTGCTGGCCCGTCCCCAAGGCGATCGCACGGTATTGCGCCAGGGCAAACCTATCGACACAACCCTGCCCGACTACGCAGAGCTAGACGATCTGCTGCTGAAGTAG
- the gshB gene encoding glutathione synthase, with the protein MKLAFIIDPIHRLDPGHDTSVALMEAAQQMGHEVWITEANRLSVVGGRAYAQLQPVRLVPVELVEGRWVAAEVWFELGDRQFLPLDSLDAVFMRTDPPVDIPYLYATYVLDYVNPDRTRVINAPAGLRAANEKMYALQFMGAIPETIVTADKQVIREFVERQGAAVMKPLGGKAGEGILFAEPGDRNLNSLIEISTQQFRVPIMVQEYLPAAKDGDKRVILLNGEPIGAVNRIPTGKEFRGNMAVGGRVAAVEITERDRQICAQLAPTLRRDGLIFVGIDIIGGYLTEVNVTSPTGIREIDRLNDVRLGQQVMDWLSQSQGIEP; encoded by the coding sequence ATGAAACTTGCCTTCATTATTGATCCGATCCACCGCCTCGATCCAGGCCACGATACCAGCGTGGCGCTGATGGAGGCGGCGCAGCAGATGGGGCATGAGGTGTGGATTACGGAGGCGAATCGGCTGTCGGTGGTGGGCGGCAGGGCCTATGCTCAGCTTCAGCCTGTGCGGTTGGTTCCGGTCGAACTGGTAGAAGGGCGCTGGGTGGCAGCGGAGGTGTGGTTTGAACTGGGCGATCGCCAGTTTTTGCCGCTAGACAGCCTGGATGCGGTGTTCATGCGGACTGATCCGCCTGTGGATATTCCCTATCTGTATGCCACCTACGTGCTGGACTATGTGAACCCAGATAGAACGCGGGTCATCAATGCTCCGGCGGGGCTGCGGGCGGCTAATGAAAAGATGTATGCGCTGCAATTTATGGGAGCAATTCCTGAAACCATCGTCACCGCAGACAAGCAGGTGATTCGCGAGTTTGTGGAGCGGCAGGGCGCAGCCGTGATGAAGCCCCTAGGCGGCAAGGCAGGCGAGGGGATTTTGTTTGCCGAACCGGGCGATCGCAATTTGAACTCCCTCATCGAAATCAGCACCCAGCAGTTTCGCGTGCCCATCATGGTGCAGGAGTATCTACCCGCGGCCAAAGACGGCGACAAGCGCGTGATCTTGCTAAACGGCGAACCCATCGGCGCGGTGAACCGCATCCCTACAGGCAAAGAGTTTCGCGGCAACATGGCGGTGGGCGGGCGCGTGGCGGCAGTGGAGATTACCGAGCGCGATCGCCAAATTTGCGCCCAGCTTGCCCCCACCCTGCGCCGCGACGGGCTGATTTTTGTCGGCATCGACATCATCGGTGGCTACCTCACCGAAGTCAACGTCACCAGCCCCACAGGCATTCGAGAAATCGATCGGCTTAACGATGTGCGCTTGGGGCAGCAGGTGATGGACTGGCTGAGCCAGTCGCAGGGAATAGAGCCGTAG
- the grxC gene encoding glutaredoxin 3: protein MTANVEIYTWSTCPFCIRAKALLNKKGVDFTEYCIDGDEAARAEMADRANGRRSLPQIFIDGVHVGGCDDLHALDRQGKLDAMLAGV, encoded by the coding sequence ATGACGGCGAACGTTGAAATTTACACTTGGAGTACCTGTCCGTTTTGCATTCGCGCCAAGGCTCTGCTGAATAAGAAGGGCGTGGACTTTACGGAATATTGTATTGACGGCGATGAAGCCGCCCGCGCCGAAATGGCAGATCGCGCCAACGGTCGCCGTTCCCTGCCGCAGATCTTTATTGATGGCGTTCATGTCGGTGGCTGCGACGACCTGCACGCGCTGGATCGACAGGGTAAGCTAGACGCGATGCTGGCAGGGGTCTGA
- a CDS encoding DUF6671 family protein: MSSYWFAGRTAILATMHRKEAAIAPLLTSAFALEIVVPDGFDSDQFGTFTRDIKRPADQLATARLKAMHALEHLGAALGTELAIASEGSFGPHPLMPYVPLNRELVLLVDRRHGLEIAGHAATPDTNYSHQQVDSLEAALKFAQSAGFPSHGLVVMPAAEGSDPTEIHKGITQEDQFREIVTATLKRHGRAHLETDMRAMMNPTRMKAIALATQDLIRKLQQTCPQCHAPGFDVGDRQPGLPCALCHAPTSLTLAALYRCAQCGFTETVRYPDGQDFADPAHCAYCNP, translated from the coding sequence ATGTCTTCCTACTGGTTTGCCGGACGCACGGCTATTTTGGCGACTATGCATCGCAAGGAGGCGGCGATCGCCCCCCTCCTCACATCCGCCTTCGCGCTAGAAATCGTGGTTCCCGATGGGTTTGACAGCGACCAGTTTGGTACGTTTACCCGCGATATCAAGCGGCCGGCAGATCAGCTAGCGACGGCGCGGCTCAAGGCAATGCACGCGCTGGAACATCTGGGGGCAGCGCTGGGAACAGAGTTGGCGATCGCCAGCGAGGGCAGCTTTGGGCCCCATCCGCTGATGCCCTACGTGCCGCTCAATCGAGAACTGGTGCTATTGGTCGATCGGCGGCATGGGCTGGAGATCGCAGGCCACGCCGCTACGCCAGACACCAACTATAGCCATCAGCAGGTAGACAGCCTGGAGGCGGCGCTGAAATTTGCCCAATCGGCAGGGTTTCCCAGTCACGGGCTGGTGGTGATGCCTGCGGCAGAGGGCAGCGACCCCACGGAGATACACAAGGGCATCACGCAGGAAGATCAGTTCCGAGAAATCGTGACCGCGACCCTCAAGCGCCACGGCCGCGCCCATCTGGAAACCGACATGCGGGCCATGATGAACCCCACGCGGATGAAGGCGATCGCCCTCGCAACGCAAGACCTGATCCGCAAGCTGCAACAGACTTGCCCCCAGTGCCACGCGCCCGGTTTCGACGTGGGCGATCGCCAGCCTGGATTGCCCTGCGCCCTTTGCCACGCGCCCACAAGCCTGACGCTAGCCGCCCTCTACCGCTGCGCCCAGTGCGGTTTTACTGAAACCGTGCGCTATCCCGACGGTCAGGACTTTGCCGACCCGGCCCACTGTGCCTACTGCAACCCCTAG
- a CDS encoding ABC transporter ATP-binding protein: protein MNTPAAFTLSDVSKVYSNGTVALHNLDLTVHEGQFVSLLGPSGCGKSTVLRMVAGLGKMSSGNLYWGSSSQRKLAYVFQEAALMPWATVEDNVALPLKLAGLSKSAAREAVQEAIALVALQGFEKAYPRELSGGMRMRVSIARALVTKPEILLMDEPFGALDEMTRSKLNSDLLNLWGQKQWTVVFVTHNIYEAVYLSNRVVVMAARPGRVVADVAIAAPYPRTEEFRTTPLFNDYCRDISNSLSRAAGQTAALHPSDSVSASVVNQPA, encoded by the coding sequence ATGAACACCCCAGCGGCGTTTACGCTCAGCGATGTCAGCAAAGTCTACTCCAATGGCACAGTGGCGCTGCACAATCTCGACCTGACGGTGCATGAGGGGCAGTTTGTCAGCCTGTTGGGCCCGTCGGGCTGCGGCAAAAGCACCGTGCTGCGGATGGTAGCAGGGCTGGGCAAGATGAGTTCGGGCAACCTGTATTGGGGCAGCAGTTCTCAGCGGAAGTTGGCCTACGTCTTTCAAGAGGCGGCGCTGATGCCTTGGGCGACGGTGGAAGACAACGTGGCGCTGCCGCTGAAGCTGGCAGGCCTGTCGAAGAGCGCGGCGCGGGAGGCGGTACAGGAGGCGATCGCCCTCGTTGCGCTGCAAGGCTTTGAAAAGGCCTACCCGCGAGAACTCTCCGGCGGGATGCGGATGCGCGTCTCCATCGCCCGCGCCCTGGTGACAAAGCCAGAAATCTTGCTGATGGACGAACCCTTTGGGGCGCTGGACGAAATGACCCGCAGCAAGCTCAACAGCGACCTGCTGAACCTCTGGGGGCAGAAGCAGTGGACGGTGGTGTTTGTCACCCACAATATCTACGAAGCGGTGTACCTGTCGAATCGTGTGGTGGTGATGGCGGCGCGTCCGGGGCGCGTGGTGGCGGATGTGGCGATCGCCGCTCCCTACCCCCGCACTGAGGAGTTTCGCACCACGCCACTGTTTAACGACTACTGTCGCGACATTTCCAACAGCCTGTCTCGCGCCGCTGGGCAGACGGCTGCATTACACCCCAGCGACAGCGTTTCCGCCAGCGTCGTAAACCAGCCCGCATAG
- a CDS encoding DUF2087 domain-containing protein: protein MIDFTELQPYLDDQGRVTRWPSKRNRARVQTLVLWYLAEKFAAGKTYTEREVNQLLNEHHTFCDPALLRRELFEHGLLQRERNGSAYWLPPKESA, encoded by the coding sequence ATGATCGACTTTACAGAACTCCAGCCCTACCTGGATGACCAGGGCCGGGTGACGCGCTGGCCGTCCAAGCGCAATCGAGCGCGGGTGCAAACGCTGGTGTTGTGGTACCTGGCTGAAAAATTCGCTGCGGGCAAAACCTACACCGAACGCGAGGTAAACCAGCTCCTCAATGAACATCACACGTTCTGCGACCCGGCTCTACTCCGCCGCGAACTGTTTGAACACGGCCTGCTCCAGCGGGAACGAAACGGCTCTGCCTACTGGCTGCCACCCAAGGAATCAGCTTAA
- a CDS encoding ABC transporter substrate-binding protein has protein sequence MSQLWYPSGRSPLKRRKFLQYGAIAAGTGLVAACASQAPTSTEAPASPAAGASPASGELTKITYGTNWYAQAEHGGFYQAVATGLYKDAGLDVTISMGGPQVNGTQLLMGGAIDFFMGYAADAIKAVEEGIPKVTVAAIFQKDPQILMAHPGTADSLEDLKGRPIFISSSANVTYWPFLRAKFGFTDDQKRPYNFNPGPFLQDKQTAQQGYLSSEPLAIKKEGGFDPVVFLMADYGYEPYSTTIECKRELVESNPDLVQRFVDASIKGWYSYLYGDPSPGNELIKKDNPEMTDEQIAYGIEKMKEYGIVDSGDAQVKGIGAMTEERWKSFYDTMAAEGVFKPETDYTQAYTLQFVNKGPDAYKV, from the coding sequence ATGAGTCAGTTGTGGTATCCATCGGGGCGATCGCCCCTGAAACGACGCAAGTTTTTACAATATGGGGCGATCGCCGCTGGCACGGGCCTCGTCGCAGCCTGCGCGTCTCAAGCGCCAACCTCGACCGAAGCGCCGGCCAGTCCTGCGGCTGGTGCTAGCCCTGCGTCCGGTGAGCTAACCAAAATCACCTACGGCACCAACTGGTACGCCCAGGCAGAACACGGCGGCTTCTATCAGGCGGTTGCCACGGGCTTATACAAAGATGCAGGGCTGGACGTGACCATTAGCATGGGCGGGCCCCAGGTCAACGGCACGCAGTTGCTCATGGGCGGCGCGATCGACTTTTTCATGGGCTACGCCGCCGATGCCATCAAGGCCGTCGAAGAGGGCATTCCCAAAGTCACCGTTGCCGCCATCTTCCAAAAAGACCCGCAAATCCTGATGGCGCACCCCGGCACGGCCGACTCGCTTGAAGACCTGAAGGGTCGCCCCATTTTTATCTCCTCTTCGGCAAACGTGACCTATTGGCCGTTTTTGAGAGCCAAGTTTGGGTTCACCGACGACCAGAAGCGACCCTACAACTTCAACCCTGGCCCATTTTTGCAAGACAAGCAAACCGCGCAGCAAGGCTATCTCAGTTCCGAGCCGCTGGCGATTAAAAAAGAAGGCGGCTTCGACCCCGTGGTATTTCTGATGGCAGACTACGGCTACGAACCGTATTCCACAACCATCGAGTGCAAGCGTGAACTGGTCGAAAGCAACCCCGACTTGGTGCAGCGGTTTGTGGATGCCTCCATCAAGGGCTGGTACAGCTATCTCTACGGCGATCCTTCGCCGGGTAACGAGCTCATCAAGAAAGACAACCCGGAGATGACCGACGAGCAAATAGCCTATGGCATCGAGAAGATGAAGGAATACGGCATTGTCGATTCGGGCGACGCACAGGTGAAAGGCATCGGCGCAATGACCGAGGAACGCTGGAAATCCTTCTATGACACGATGGCGGCAGAGGGCGTGTTTAAGCCGGAAACCGACTATACCCAGGCCTACACGCTCCAGTTTGTCAACAAAGGCCCGGATGCGTATAAGGTCTAA
- a CDS encoding urease accessory protein UreH domain-containing protein, with translation MVDLLLVMTLGFLGSFGHCVGMCGPLTAAFSLAKVQDKPPTPWQQFIFHVLLNMGRVLSYALVGLAIGAVGSVVLAGGQFAGVGSLARRLMALLTGGLLVWFGLVQVVPNGLPKVPLLHPLAPGRLHERLGRLIQRLGKRSHVATPLLLGAVWGLFPCGFLYAAQIKAADTGNPWLGSATMLAFGLGTLPTMLGVGTSAAWLSADQRSQFYRLGGWVTLSIGLLTLLRTGDMMTDFTGHASLLCLMLALVARPLSRLWSGLLRVRRALGVGAFVLAAAHTLHMAEHTWGWNWQAIAFMLPQHQGAIAAGAAALLAMLPAALTSFDRAQKWLGETWRPLHLLSVPALLLATIHAIAIGSTYLGVSPTGWHWAGAIALSGATLSVLLLRGRWVWKWFGQEEWYAEVPSRRS, from the coding sequence ATGGTGGATCTGCTGCTAGTCATGACCCTGGGATTTCTGGGGAGTTTTGGACACTGTGTGGGAATGTGCGGCCCGTTGACGGCGGCGTTTTCCCTGGCAAAGGTGCAGGACAAGCCCCCGACCCCCTGGCAGCAGTTTATTTTTCACGTCCTCTTGAATATGGGGCGCGTTCTCAGCTACGCGCTGGTGGGTCTGGCAATCGGTGCAGTCGGTTCGGTTGTGCTGGCTGGCGGTCAATTCGCGGGCGTAGGTAGTCTGGCGAGGCGGCTAATGGCGCTGCTGACGGGCGGGCTGCTGGTATGGTTTGGGCTGGTGCAGGTTGTGCCGAACGGGCTACCCAAGGTGCCGCTGCTGCATCCGCTGGCGCCGGGCAGGCTGCACGAGCGGCTCGGTCGCCTGATTCAGAGACTTGGCAAGCGCTCCCATGTGGCTACGCCCCTGCTGCTTGGCGCGGTTTGGGGTCTGTTTCCCTGCGGCTTTCTCTACGCAGCCCAGATCAAGGCAGCCGACACGGGCAATCCCTGGCTGGGCAGCGCCACCATGCTGGCCTTTGGGCTGGGGACGCTGCCGACGATGCTGGGCGTGGGCACGTCTGCGGCATGGCTGAGCGCCGATCAGCGCAGCCAGTTTTATCGACTGGGCGGCTGGGTGACGCTGAGCATTGGTCTGTTGACGCTGCTGCGGACGGGCGACATGATGACGGACTTTACTGGCCACGCCAGTTTGCTTTGCCTAATGCTGGCGCTGGTAGCGCGGCCCCTCAGCCGTCTCTGGAGTGGGCTGCTGAGGGTGCGGCGGGCGCTGGGGGTAGGCGCGTTTGTGCTGGCGGCGGCGCACACGCTGCACATGGCAGAACACACCTGGGGCTGGAATTGGCAGGCGATCGCCTTCATGCTGCCACAACACCAAGGGGCGATCGCCGCTGGAGCCGCCGCGCTGCTGGCGATGCTCCCCGCTGCCCTAACAAGCTTCGACCGGGCGCAAAAGTGGCTGGGGGAAACCTGGCGGCCGCTGCACCTGCTTTCGGTTCCTGCCCTGCTGCTGGCAACGATTCACGCGATTGCCATTGGTTCTACCTACCTCGGCGTGTCGCCTACGGGGTGGCACTGGGCAGGGGCGATCGCCCTCAGTGGGGCAACCCTCAGCGTCTTGCTGCTGCGCGGCCGCTGGGTCTGGAAGTGGTTTGGTCAGGAGGAATGGTATGCTGAAGTTCCGTCTCGTCGTTCGTAA
- a CDS encoding ABC transporter permease, with amino-acid sequence MLALWELGVRLTNTPPYILPGPILVLQTLVREWGTLFPSLLITMKITLFAFLAAVVSGLLVSVLFTQSKWIERSFFPYAVILQTTPIVAIAPLIILWVRQLVPGTASTFVSLVICAWLVAFFPILSNTTLGLNSADHNLINLFQLYRASRWQTLRYLRLPSALPYFLGGLRISGGLALIGAVVAEFVAGTGGTSSGLAYQILISSFNLQIPRMFAALLLTTVLGILIFVLLTMLSDRLLRHWHESAVRREN; translated from the coding sequence ATGCTGGCGCTGTGGGAACTTGGCGTGCGCCTGACCAACACCCCCCCCTACATCCTGCCGGGGCCGATTCTGGTGCTGCAAACGCTGGTGCGAGAATGGGGGACGCTGTTCCCCTCGCTGCTGATCACGATGAAAATCACGCTGTTTGCCTTCCTGGCGGCGGTGGTGTCGGGCCTGCTGGTTTCTGTGCTGTTTACCCAGAGCAAGTGGATCGAGCGCAGTTTCTTTCCCTACGCGGTGATTTTGCAGACGACCCCGATTGTGGCGATCGCCCCCCTGATCATCCTCTGGGTGCGGCAGTTGGTTCCGGGTACTGCGTCTACCTTTGTGTCACTGGTCATCTGCGCCTGGCTGGTGGCCTTTTTCCCTATCCTGTCCAACACGACTCTGGGCCTCAACAGCGCCGACCATAACCTAATTAACCTGTTTCAGCTTTATCGCGCTTCCCGCTGGCAAACCCTGCGCTACCTGCGGCTGCCCAGCGCCTTGCCCTATTTCCTGGGCGGCTTGCGAATTAGCGGCGGGCTAGCGCTGATCGGCGCAGTCGTGGCGGAATTCGTCGCGGGCACAGGCGGCACCAGTTCTGGGCTGGCCTACCAAATCCTGATCTCCAGCTTCAACCTCCAGATTCCCCGCATGTTTGCTGCCCTCTTGCTGACCACCGTACTGGGCATCCTGATTTTTGTCTTGCTGACGATGCTCTCCGACCGCCTCCTGCGCCACTGGCACGAAAGCGCCGTCCGCCGAGAAAATTAA